From a region of the Daphnia magna isolate NIES linkage group LG1, ASM2063170v1.1, whole genome shotgun sequence genome:
- the LOC116936485 gene encoding uncharacterized protein LOC116936485, protein MIKMSGSNRFVWNLFALFLVSLITPHIAAVTAPASINMTAISTEANVEDNRPVVVAGGSGLLGALAAPLASSGVAIELEELLPEIIENGTASHMTILQGETALLPCKAYSLGQRTVSWIRRRDWHIMSSGSHVYTADSRFSVLNRPGSPDWILMLKSPQLYDSGTYECQIAGGQGQVSHFIELLVWAPVASVVEGGEHHVEAESNIQLHCKLHPEAKNLHNNNSNGNDTNANSGVEEQQIKFPQLTLPTVGGGGLPFVWFHNGRPLVHGSKSSAGLGLVSVFLEGVSESDASKRDWMAWTSRLVIQRADPADSGNYTCVPWRGKAASVNVFVSQGDRPAAVQRQSALKSSIPLNVLIFGLNFLLLQMPLQNR, encoded by the exons ATGATTAAAATGTCTGGTAGCAACAGATTTGTTTGGAACTTGTTCGCCTTGTTCCTGGTCAGCCTGATAACGCCTCACATTGCAGCTGTTACGGCTCCTGCCTCAATAAATATGACCGCCATATCCACAG AAGCCAACGTAGAGGACAACAGGCCAGTAGTCGTAGCCGGTGGATCAGGTCTTCTAGGGGCGTTGGCCGCTCCGTTGGCGTCCAGCGGTGTCGCTATCGAGCTGGAAGAGCTCCTTCCAGAAATAATCGAAAACGGCACGGCCAGTCACATGACCATCTTACAGGGCGAGACCGCCCTCTTACCTTGCAAGGCCTACAGTCTCGGCCAGCGAACG GTCTCGTGGATTCGACGGAGAGATTGGCACATCATGTCGTCTGGTAGTCACGTCTACACGGCCGATAGTCGATTCAGCGTTCTTAACCGGCCCGGTTCACCTGACTGGATTCTCATGCTCAAATCGCCACAGCTCTACGATTCCGGCACTTATGAATGTCAG ATTGCAGGTGGACAGGGACAAGTTTCGCACTTTATCGAACTTTTAGTTTGGGCGCCTGTAGCGTCCGTAGTCGAGGGTGGCGAACACCACGTCGAAGCTGAGAGTAACATCCAGCTGCACTGCAAACTTCACCCGGAAGCCAAGAACCTTCACAATAATAACAGCAATGGGAACGACACAAACGCCAATAGCGGCGTCGAAGAACAACAGATCAAATTTCCTCAGCTGACTTTACCCACG GTGGGAGGAGGCGGCCTACCGTTCGTTTGGTTCCATAATGGCCGGCCGTTGGTTCACGGCAGCAAATCATCCGCCGGGTTAGGACTGGTGTCTGTTTTCTTGGAAGGCGTATCCGAATCGGACGCTAGCAAAAGAGACTGGATGGCGTGGACCAGCCGTCTGGTGATCCAGCGTGCAGATCCGGCTGATTCCGGCAATTATACCTGCGTACCGTGGAGAGGCAAGGCCGCTTCTGTCAACGTCTTCGTCTCACAAG GTGATCGACCAGCGGCGGTTCAAAGACAGTCGGCCCTGAAATCTTCCATTCCACTGAATGTGCTCATCTTTGGgctaaattttcttcttcttcagatGCCTCTTCAAAACCGATAA